In one window of Kitasatospora sp. MMS16-BH015 DNA:
- a CDS encoding ABC transporter ATP-binding protein, translated as MTPSHERSDLAPGPAAGLDAHLQITRAAFHLDLALTAAPGEVIALLGPNGAGKSTALRALAGLLPLTGGHLRLDGTPLEDPATGLHTAAEHRPVGVVFQDYLLFPHLSALDNIAFGLRCQGLRRKPARAAALPWLKRMGLAEHADKRPGALSGGQAQRIALARALAVRPRLLLLDEPLAALDARTRLDVRAQLRRHLAEFDAVAVLVTHDPLDAMVLADRLVVIEDGAEVQSGPPAEIARHPRTDYIARLVGLNLYQGTAEGHTVTLPDGPTLITAEDLHGPAFVAFPPAAVVLHRDRPSSSARNLWQLEVAGLDLHGDQVRVDLAGPLPLAADLTPAAASELDLAPGTPVWASVKATQTHAYPA; from the coding sequence GTGACACCCTCTCACGAACGCTCCGACCTCGCTCCCGGGCCCGCAGCCGGCCTGGACGCCCACCTCCAGATCACCCGCGCCGCCTTCCACCTCGACCTCGCCCTCACCGCCGCCCCCGGCGAGGTGATCGCCCTGCTCGGGCCGAACGGCGCCGGCAAGTCCACCGCGCTGCGCGCCCTCGCCGGGCTGCTCCCGCTCACCGGCGGTCACCTCCGGCTGGACGGCACGCCGCTGGAGGACCCAGCCACCGGTCTGCACACGGCCGCCGAGCACCGCCCGGTCGGCGTGGTCTTCCAGGACTACCTGCTCTTCCCCCACCTCAGCGCGCTCGACAACATCGCCTTCGGCCTGCGCTGCCAGGGACTGCGCCGCAAGCCCGCCCGGGCCGCCGCACTGCCCTGGCTGAAGCGAATGGGCCTGGCCGAGCACGCCGACAAGCGCCCCGGCGCCCTCTCCGGCGGCCAGGCCCAGCGGATCGCGCTGGCCAGGGCGCTGGCCGTCCGTCCCCGGCTACTCCTGCTCGACGAGCCATTGGCCGCCCTCGACGCCCGCACCCGGCTCGACGTACGAGCCCAACTCCGGCGGCACCTAGCCGAGTTCGATGCCGTCGCGGTGCTCGTCACGCACGATCCGCTGGACGCGATGGTGCTGGCCGACCGGCTGGTGGTGATCGAGGACGGTGCCGAGGTGCAGTCCGGCCCGCCCGCCGAGATCGCCCGCCACCCGCGCACCGACTACATCGCCCGCCTGGTCGGCCTCAACCTCTACCAGGGCACCGCCGAGGGCCACACCGTCACCCTCCCGGACGGCCCGACCCTGATCACGGCCGAGGACCTGCACGGCCCGGCCTTCGTCGCCTTCCCGCCCGCGGCCGTCGTCCTCCACCGCGACCGCCCCAGCTCCAGCGCCCGCAACCTCTGGCAACTGGAGGTCGCCGGCCTCGACCTCCACGGCGACCAGGTCCGGGTCGACCTCGCCGGCCCCCTCCCCCTCGCCGCCGACCTCACCCCGGCCGCCGCCTCCGAACTCGACCTCGCCCCCGGCACCCCCGTCTGGGCCTCCGTCAAGGCCACCCAGACCCACGCCTACCCGGCCTGA
- a CDS encoding ABC transporter permease yields MTHHQPAHAGPGVHQDAGARRRTRRAARARIPYALLLPALLGLAFLVLPLVGLLVRAPWSSLSEQLGSAEVWQALRLSLLCATAATALSLLLGVPLAWLLARTDFPGRRFVRALVTLPLVLPPVVGGVALLLVLGRNGIVGRWLDSAFGVTLPFHTSGVVIAEAFVAMPFLVISVEGALRAADPRYEEAAATLGASRLTAFRRITLPLIAPGIGAGAVLAWARALGEFGATITFAGNFPGQTQTMPLAVYLAMESDPEAAIALSLVLLTVSIAVLAGLRDRWMSTP; encoded by the coding sequence GTGACGCACCACCAGCCCGCCCACGCCGGGCCCGGCGTCCACCAGGACGCCGGGGCCCGGCGGCGTACCCGGCGGGCCGCCCGCGCCCGGATCCCGTACGCCCTGCTGCTGCCCGCCCTGCTCGGGCTGGCCTTCCTGGTGCTGCCGCTGGTCGGCTTGCTGGTGCGGGCGCCATGGAGTTCGCTCTCCGAGCAGCTCGGCAGCGCCGAGGTCTGGCAGGCGCTGCGGCTCTCGCTGCTCTGCGCGACGGCCGCGACCGCGCTCTCCCTGCTGCTCGGGGTACCGCTGGCCTGGCTGCTGGCCCGCACCGACTTCCCCGGCCGCCGGTTCGTCCGGGCCCTGGTGACGCTGCCCCTGGTACTGCCCCCCGTGGTCGGGGGTGTCGCACTCCTGCTGGTCCTCGGGCGCAACGGGATCGTGGGGCGCTGGCTGGACTCGGCCTTCGGCGTGACGCTGCCGTTCCACACCTCCGGGGTGGTGATCGCCGAGGCGTTCGTGGCGATGCCGTTCCTGGTGATCAGCGTGGAGGGCGCGCTGCGGGCGGCCGACCCCCGGTACGAGGAGGCCGCCGCCACCCTGGGCGCCTCCCGGCTGACCGCCTTCCGCCGGATCACCCTGCCGCTGATCGCGCCGGGCATCGGGGCGGGCGCGGTGCTGGCCTGGGCACGGGCGCTGGGCGAGTTCGGCGCCACCATCACCTTCGCCGGCAACTTCCCAGGCCAGACCCAGACCATGCCGCTGGCCGTCTACCTCGCCATGGAGTCCGACCCGGAGGCCGCGATCGCGCTCAGCCTGGTGCTGCTCACGGTCTCGATCGCCGTCCTGGCCGGGCTCCGCGACCGCTGGATGTCGACACCGTGA
- the modA gene encoding molybdate ABC transporter substrate-binding protein has translation MTSSTRRTAVAAVAVLALAGGLSACGSSGDKSTAGGSSQSPSTAVGGSAEAKVSGTVTVFAAASLKESFTALGKKFEAAHPGVKVTFNFGGSSALAQSINSGAPADVFAAASPATMKTVTDAKGASDPKVFVRNTLEIAVPKGNPKHIAALKDLAGSGLKVALCAKEVPCGAAALTALKAGGVNLTPVTLEQDVKGALTKVELGEVDASLVYRTDVKSDAAKIDGVDFPEAAKAVNDYPIAPLAKAPNAAGAAAFAAYILSAEAQQVLTTAGFQAP, from the coding sequence ATGACCAGCTCCACGCGTCGCACCGCCGTCGCCGCCGTCGCCGTCCTCGCGCTGGCCGGCGGGCTCTCCGCCTGCGGCAGCAGCGGCGACAAGTCCACGGCGGGCGGCAGCAGCCAGTCCCCTTCGACCGCCGTCGGCGGCTCGGCCGAGGCCAAGGTGTCCGGCACCGTGACCGTTTTCGCCGCCGCCTCGCTCAAGGAGAGCTTCACGGCGCTCGGCAAGAAGTTCGAGGCCGCCCACCCCGGGGTGAAGGTCACCTTCAACTTCGGCGGCAGCTCCGCGCTGGCCCAGAGCATCAACTCCGGCGCTCCGGCCGACGTGTTCGCCGCCGCCAGCCCGGCCACCATGAAGACCGTCACCGACGCCAAGGGCGCGAGCGACCCCAAGGTCTTCGTCCGCAACACGCTCGAGATCGCGGTGCCCAAGGGCAACCCCAAGCACATCGCCGCGCTCAAGGACTTGGCCGGCTCCGGCCTCAAGGTCGCCCTCTGCGCGAAGGAGGTGCCCTGCGGCGCCGCCGCGCTGACCGCGCTCAAGGCGGGCGGGGTCAACCTCACCCCGGTCACCCTGGAGCAGGACGTCAAGGGCGCGCTCACCAAGGTCGAGCTCGGCGAGGTGGATGCCTCGCTCGTGTACAGGACCGATGTGAAGTCCGATGCTGCGAAGATCGACGGCGTGGACTTCCCCGAGGCCGCCAAGGCCGTGAACGACTACCCGATCGCCCCGCTGGCGAAGGCCCCCAACGCCGCCGGCGCGGCCGCCTTCGCCGCGTACATCCTCTCGGCCGAGGCGCAGCAGGTGCTCACCACGGCGGGTTTCCAGGCCCCGTGA